The Dioscorea cayenensis subsp. rotundata cultivar TDr96_F1 chromosome 8, TDr96_F1_v2_PseudoChromosome.rev07_lg8_w22 25.fasta, whole genome shotgun sequence genome segment AACAAAAAAGCATGCACACCTCTAAGAACAGTAGAGTAATGAAATGAAACCACATTATTGGCCAACCTCAATTACAGGCACACCCATTAGTCTTAGAAGTCGTTTGCAGTCTTCATTATGTTGCCTTATGACCTGAGAAATATGACATGAAGCGAAAGTAGTATTTTACCATCAGACCAGTGCAATAGAAAGTGGTGTTGTCATTAAATAAGTCATTGGTTTCAAGATGCACGGGAGGAAGAAAATAAACCTTCAGTCCTTTTGCTATACTTCTCAATACCCTCCTTATCTCCATCCTGCAATATCAGAGGTGCATATCTTAAATTAACAAACAACCGACAAGATTGTGAAAACCAAGGGCATAGCACATTTGCTCTGCTTTAGAAAGCTACCTCTATAGCTGCTGTCAACTCCTTGCTAGCATTTTCCCTCTTTGAGTACCTAAAGGATGGAAAAAGTGATCGGATGAAAATACTGCACCTATTTGTTTATTCTGAGCTTGGacaaatcaaattattaaactTTCATAAAGAGAGTCACTTAAGGAGAACCTCTTTGCTAGTTCTTGCTTCTTGAGATCAGGTGGCTGACCATCGAAAACATACCTGAATCAAGACAGAAACCTTAAGTTTaactagaaaaatagaaaacaacatATGACACATGTGTGATTCCCAAGCGAATGAGATAATAAGAATAGAAGTGTTGTCAAGGTTAAGTTTACACTGGTTTGATTCCAGCCTCTAACAATCTTATTGTCCTGTTGAACATACCCTGCAGATGACTACACAGTAACAGCAATGAGAGATAAATGACAGCAGAGAAAACACAACAGTATAGAATTACAACAGCTTAGTTAGTTTGACAAGGGGAAAAGGAGTTCTTTATAAACCTTGTGACTTCGCCAGCCTCGTTGGTAAGTGTCTCAGTGCCAATTCTCCCCACTACAATctacataacaaaaaaaatcccaaaaaaagaaaagaaaagaggattATACAAAAGGAAGTTCCTGATGACATAAAGAAAATGAGAGTTGAAGACTCTAATAAAttgatcaaaacaaaaacaagaacccTTCCCCACATTAAGCAGGGACAAAGACAGGTTCTTCTATCCAATACCCTGACTCTACTGAGAAATTGGGAGCCGCTAGATTCTACTAAAAGAACTTTTCAACAGTAAATGagatagggaaaaaaaatttgttaattgGGTGGCATAATCTAAAATCCTTTAAGAGCATAGCTGCTTGGA includes the following:
- the LOC120267841 gene encoding flap endonuclease 1-A-like produces the protein MKEQKFESYFGRKIAIDASMSIYQFLIVVGRIGTETLTNEAGEVTSHLQGMFNRTIRLLEAGIKPVYVFDGQPPDLKKQELAKRYSKRENASKELTAAIEDGDKEGIEKYSKRTEGHKAT